A stretch of Nonomuraea africana DNA encodes these proteins:
- a CDS encoding adenylate kinase has translation MRLVLVGPPGAGKGTQAQFIASNLSIPKISTGDIFRANVSGGTELGKLAKTYMDRGDLVPDEVTIAMVRDRLSEDDAQDGFLLDGFPRNVPQAEILRDMLKDWVQKLDLVLELVVDDEEVVRRLAGRRTCSQCGRIWHVEFDDKKDDVCDACGGTLFQRDDDKEDTVRHRLEVYQQQTAPLIRFYADEGILIGVDATGPVEEITQRAMKEIRPYAG, from the coding sequence GTGCGTCTCGTTCTGGTCGGGCCCCCCGGAGCGGGTAAGGGGACACAGGCCCAGTTCATCGCATCGAACCTGTCCATCCCGAAGATTTCGACAGGTGACATCTTCCGTGCCAACGTCTCGGGCGGCACGGAGCTCGGCAAGCTCGCCAAGACCTACATGGACCGCGGCGACCTTGTGCCCGACGAGGTCACCATCGCCATGGTCCGCGACCGCCTCTCCGAGGACGACGCGCAGGACGGTTTCCTGCTCGACGGGTTCCCCCGTAACGTCCCGCAGGCCGAGATCCTTCGCGACATGCTCAAGGACTGGGTTCAGAAGCTCGACCTGGTCCTGGAGCTCGTGGTCGACGACGAGGAGGTCGTCCGGCGACTGGCCGGGCGGCGCACCTGTAGCCAGTGCGGTCGCATCTGGCACGTCGAGTTCGACGACAAGAAGGACGACGTCTGCGACGCCTGCGGCGGCACGCTCTTCCAGCGTGACGACGACAAGGAAGACACCGTCAGGCACCGCCTGGAGGTCTACCAGCAGCAGACCGCGCCGCTGATCCGCTTCTACGCCGACGAGGGCATCCTGATCGGGGTCGACGCGACAGGCCCGGTCGAGGAGATCACCCAGCGCGCGATGAAGGAAATCCGTCCGTACGCCGGTTAG
- the secY gene encoding preprotein translocase subunit SecY: MLTAFTRAFRTPDLRKKLLFTLGIIALFRLGSVLPTPGVHTENIRACLAQAQAGDSGNIYGMVQLFSGGALLKLSVFALGIMPYITASIILQLLVVVIPRLEALKKEGQAGQTKITQYTRYLTIGLAVLQSTAFIALARSGQLFPQCNQQVLLEPNNVFSIVTMVVIMTAGTSVIMWLGELVTDRGVGNGMSILIFTQVVAVFPSELLNIYRVNPFTFAIVMVVGIFMIAAVVFVEQAQRRVPVQYAKRMVGRRMYGGTSTYIPLKVNQAGIIPVIFASSLLYLPQLLVSLFANATAEDINPVVEWVSRNLVTGDTPVYMATFFLLIVFFTYFYVSITFNPAEVADNMKKYGGFIPGIRPGRPTAEYLNFVLTRLTAPGALYLGLISMVPIVALAVAGASQNFPFGGTSILIMVGVGLDTVKQIESQLQQRNYEGFLR, encoded by the coding sequence GTGCTGACCGCGTTTACCCGGGCGTTCCGGACGCCGGACCTGCGCAAGAAGTTGCTCTTCACCTTGGGCATCATCGCGCTGTTCCGCCTCGGCTCGGTTCTTCCGACTCCGGGTGTTCACACCGAGAACATTCGCGCCTGTCTCGCCCAGGCCCAGGCTGGCGACTCCGGCAACATCTACGGCATGGTGCAGCTGTTCAGCGGCGGCGCCCTGCTGAAGCTGTCGGTGTTCGCGCTGGGCATCATGCCCTACATCACGGCGAGCATCATTCTTCAGCTGCTCGTGGTCGTGATTCCACGACTCGAGGCCCTGAAGAAGGAGGGCCAGGCAGGACAGACGAAGATCACGCAGTACACGCGGTATCTGACGATCGGTCTCGCCGTCCTCCAGTCGACCGCCTTCATCGCTCTCGCGCGCTCGGGACAGCTGTTCCCGCAGTGCAACCAGCAGGTGCTGCTCGAGCCCAACAACGTGTTCAGCATCGTGACGATGGTCGTCATCATGACGGCCGGCACCTCGGTCATCATGTGGCTGGGTGAGCTCGTCACCGACCGCGGCGTCGGCAACGGCATGTCGATCCTCATCTTCACGCAGGTCGTCGCGGTCTTCCCGTCGGAGCTGCTGAACATCTACCGCGTGAACCCGTTCACCTTCGCGATCGTCATGGTCGTCGGCATCTTCATGATCGCCGCAGTGGTCTTCGTCGAGCAGGCCCAGCGTCGCGTCCCCGTGCAGTACGCCAAGCGCATGGTCGGCAGGCGCATGTACGGCGGCACCTCCACCTACATCCCGCTGAAGGTGAACCAGGCCGGCATCATCCCGGTCATCTTCGCCTCGTCGCTGCTCTACCTCCCGCAGCTGCTGGTCTCCCTGTTCGCCAACGCGACGGCGGAGGACATCAACCCGGTGGTCGAGTGGGTCTCGCGGAACCTGGTCACGGGTGACACCCCGGTCTACATGGCCACGTTCTTCCTTCTCATCGTGTTCTTCACCTACTTCTACGTGTCGATTACCTTCAACCCCGCTGAAGTCGCCGACAACATGAAGAAGTACGGTGGGTTCATCCCGGGCATCCGTCCGGGTCGGCCCACGGCCGAGTACCTGAACTTCGTTCTGACCCGTCTCACCGCTCCCGGTGCGCTCTACCTCGGTCTCATCTCGATGGTGCCGATCGTCGCACTGGCGGTCGCGGGAGCCAGCCAGAACTTCCCGTTCGGAGGGACGAGCATCCTGATCATGGTTGGTGTCGGCCTTGACACGGTGAAGCAGATCGAGAGCCAGCTGCAGCAGCGCAACTACGAAGGTTTCCTGCGGTAG